A single Drosophila ananassae strain 14024-0371.13 chromosome 3L, ASM1763931v2, whole genome shotgun sequence DNA region contains:
- the LOC6495158 gene encoding fas apoptotic inhibitory molecule 1: protein MSFLSPTLRLENLSTEPIMTQDHIPEDQRYNKQNIVAQWCVPINGKMYRIELEHGTTSGRRMIWVNGREVLRRDWMFKLVGEDTFHIDQIRCIIRVDPAPGFKYEYSLYIDGKSHDQYTEEMTRQYRLWLYTQDSAAETSQEYRIMLKLDTLSLYVNDELRTEESAFVHGGTDTKFLLQDTEFVLQARSSGNKHDGIVHTLLANGVAVPEAKIQEIMQEPVSILQAN from the exons ATGTCCTTTCTGTCGCCCACCCTACGTTTGGAAAATCTATCGACGGAGCCAATCATGACCCAGGATCATATTCCGGAGGACCAGCGCTACAACAAGCAGAACATAGTGGCCCAATGGTGTGTCCCCATCAACGGCAAG ATGTACCGCATCGAGCTGGAACATGGCACAACCAGTGGGCGGCGCATGATTTGGGTCAATGGACGA GAGGTGCTGCGTCGCGACTGGATGTTCAAGCTGGTTGGCGAGGACACGTTCCACATTGATCAAATCCGCTGCATCATACGGGTGGATCCGGCGCCTGGCTTCAAATACGAGTACTCCCTCTACATCGATGGCAAGTCCCATGACCAATACACCGAGGAAATGACGCGGCAGTATCGGTTATGGCTATACACCCAGGATTCAGCCGCCGAAACGTCGCAGGAATACAGGATAATGCTTAAGTTGGACACGTTGAGTCTCTATGTGAACGATGAGCTGCGAACTGAGGAG TCGGCTTTCGTTCATGGCGGCACTGACACCAAGTTCCTGCTGCAGGACACCGAGTTCGTCCTCCAGGCACGCTCAAGTGGCAATAAACACGACGGCATCGTTCACACTCTGCTGGCCAATGGTGTGGCGGTTCCGGAGGCGAAGATTCAGGAGATTATGCAAGAGCCGGTCTCCATATTACAGGCCAACTGA
- the LOC6495157 gene encoding protein lap1: MPLLSKCFPCFKFKHEEVIDKLDYSNTPLSTDFPEVWQHERTLEELYLSTTRLQTLPPQLFYCQGLRVLHVNSNNLESIPQAIGSLRQLQHLDLNRNLIVTVPDEIKSCKHLTHLDLSCNSLQRLPDAITSLISLQELLLNETYLEFLPANFGRLVNLRILELRLNNLITLPKSMVRLVNLQRLDIGGNEFTELPEVVGELKSLKELWIDFNQIRRVSANIGKLRELQHFEANGNLLDTLPNELSNWRNVEVLSICSNNLEAFPFSVGMLKSLVTFKCESNGLTELPDSISYLEQLEELVLSHNKLIRLPSTIGMLRSLRFLFADDNQLRQLPDELCSCQQLSVLSVASNQLSALPQNIGNLAKLRVLNVVNNYINALPVSMLNLVNLTSLWLSDNQSQPLVPLQYLDASTKTQLTCFMLPQVTFKMNSMQAQQQAQEQYEFVYANQQQPPHVSPSRRICFAEEATILSNAKPQPAPSYPSYVAAPPTPTPDQIAGSVRLMRSPTPYPKELRQMAKYVRQAQAATTSANASEVREARVVANGGPVHCDSSNANQDVVDQATASAIYGIAPETTHIYGVYQQPQQLTHPAVPQEYYGMPLVNYEAQYQQLYVEAGTPLPTTHLNGDQDYELQPLQQQQQPMPQQQFAGPPPRLEPPPYHIARVYTKKTPEDLNLYESMRQRKHQQQQQQLQEQLEQTIYQDALNSNFKTTAIGAQEVEESVDQLDYQNNVSNNVDGKSEEDDEELDDTMSQHSMNSTATNNTSKMSGKKSTWIFGVHKNPTVKQVTLKWEHTIGFDIAEILNQVGIFVSSITPNTNAARLLNLNDKLLEIDGYDLTNANLSDAKRVLLNCGTVMNIMLSRK; encoded by the exons ATGCCGCTGCTGAGCAAATGCTTCCCTTGCTTCAAATTCAAGCATGAGGAGGTGATTGACAAGCTGGACTATAGCAATACTCCACTCTCCACCGACTTCCCAGAGGTGTGGCAGCATGAACGGACGCTGGAAGAGCTTTATTTAAGCACCACCAGA TTGCAAACACTGCCGCCGCAGTTGTTTTATTGCCAGGGATTGAGGGTGCTCCACGTGAACAGCAATAACTTGGAGAGCATTCCCCAGGCCATCGGTAGTCTCCGCCAGCTGCAGCACTTGGACCTCAATCGGAATC TGATTGTTACTGTGCCCGATGAGATAAAGTCGTGCAAACACTTAACCCACCTGGATCTAAGCTGCAATAGCCTTCAACGTCTTCCCGATGCAATTACCTCGCTTATATCTCTGCAGGAGCTTCTGCTTAATGAAACCTACTTGGAGTTTCTGCCGGCCAATTTTGGCCGCCTCGTCAATTTGCGAATTCTTGAGTTGCGGCTCAACAATCTCATTACTCTGCCCAAGTCCATGGTGCGTTTGGTGAACCTCCAGCGATTGGATATTGGAGGCAATGAATTCACAGAGCTG CCTGAAGTCGTTGGGGAGCTCAAATCGCTGAAAGAACTCTGGATCGATTTCAATCAGATACGCCGGGTGTCCGCTAATATTGGGAAGCTCCGAGAGCTACAGCATTTCGAAGCCAATGGCAATCTGTTAGACACACTACCCAACGAGCTGAGCAACTGGCGCAACGTTGAAGTGCTGTCTATTTGTTCCAACAACCTGGAAGCCTTTCCCTTCAGCGTGGGCATGCTTAAGTCACTAGTTACATTCAAGTGCGAGTCCAACGGCCTTACCGAACTACCGGACAGTATCAGTTACCTGGAGCAGTTGGAGGAGCTGGTGCTGAGCCACAATAAGCTGATTCGCCTGCCCAGCACGATTGGAATGCTGCGCAGTCTGCGATTTCTATTTGCCGATGACAATCAGTTGCGTCAGTTGCCCGATGAACTGTGCAGCTGTCAGCAGCTAAGCGTGCTGAGCGTGGCCAGCAATCAGTTGTCCGCCCTGCCACAGAACATTGGAAACCTTGCCAAGCTGAGGGTCCTAAATGTGGTTAACAATTACATAAATGCCTTGCCGGTTTCGATGCTGAATCTGGTGAACCTTACATCTCTGTGGTTGAGCGATAACCAGTCTCAGCCATTGGTGCCCCTGCAGTATCTGGATGCGAGTACAAAGACCCAACTAACGTGCTTTATGCTGCCCCAGGTGACCTTCAAGATGAATAGCATGCAGGCGCAGCAGCAAGCCCAGGAGCAGTACGAATTCGTGTACGCCAATCAACAGCAGCCACCGCACGTGAGTCCTTCGAGGAGGATTTGCTTTGCCGAAGAGGCCACCATTCTGAGCAACGCCAAACCACAGCCGGCACCCAGCTATCCCAGCTACGTTGCGGCTCCGCCAACTCCAACTCCGGATCAGATAGCTGGATCCGTGCGGCTGATGCGATCTCCCACTCCATATCCGAAGGAGCTCCGGCAGATGGCCAAGTACGTGAGGCAGGCCCAGGCAGCGACCACTTCTGCCAACGCCAGCGAGGTGAGGGAAGCCCGTGTGGTGGCCAACGGTGGCCCAGTTCACTGTGATAGCAGCAATGCCAACCAGGATGTTGTGGACCAGGCCACAGCAAGTGCAATATACGGCATCGCCCCAGAGACGACACACATTTACGGAGTCTACCAGCAGCCGCAACAACTGACTCATCCCGCCGTACCGCAAGAATATTACGGGATGCCTTTGGTGAATTATGAGGCGCAGTACCAGCAGCTCTATGTGGAGGCCGGGACACCGTTGCCCACCACGCACTTGAACGGAGATCAGGACTATGAACTGCAGCcgttgcagcagcagcaacaacctaTGCCGCAACAACAGTTTGCTGGACCTCCACCTCGACTAGAGCCGCCTCCATATCATATAGCTCGCGTTTACACAAAGAAAACGCCGGAGGATCTCAACTTGTATGAGTCTATGCGGCAACGcaagcatcagcagcagcagcagcaactgcaagAGCAGCTAGAACAAACCATCTACCAGGACGCTTTAAATAGCAATTTCAAAACCACAGCGATTGGCGCCCAGGAAGTGGAAGAATCAGTCGATCAGCTGGACTATCAAAACAATGTAAGCAACAACGTTGATGGGAAGTCAGAGGAGGATGATGAGGAGCTGGACGATACTATGTCGCAGCACTCCATGAACTCCACGGCCACCAACAATACTTCCAAGATGAGTGGCAAGAAGTCCACTTGGATCTTTGGGGTTCACAAGAATCCAACCGTCAAGCAAGTAACTCTCAAATGGGAGCACACCATTGGCTTCGATATAGCCGAAATACTCAATCAG GTTGGCATCTTTGTCAGCTCTATTACCCCAAATACAAATGCCGCCCGCCTGTTGAACCTGAACGATAAGCTGTTGGAAATCGATGGCTACGACCTGACCAATGCCAATCTGAGCGATGCCAAACGAGTGCTTCTTAACTGCGGCACAGTCATGAACATAATGCTGTCGAGAAAATGA
- the LOC6495156 gene encoding uncharacterized protein LOC6495156 produces the protein MPSKKKDSVKSAKKGASDAAGEKPVSDPAKAGSAIAVDPSAEKEAKGSKKGKGKKK, from the coding sequence ATGCCCAGCAAGAAGAAGGATTCGGTCAAGAGCGCCAAGAAGGGAGCCTCTGATGCAGCTGGTGAGAAGCCGGTTTCAGATCCTGCCAAGGCAGGCTCTGCCATCGCTGTGGATCCTTCAGCCGAGAAGGAGGCTAAGGGCAGCAAGAAGGGCAAGGGCAAAAAGAAGTAA
- the LOC6495482 gene encoding alkyldihydroxyacetonephosphate synthase — MAAKRNSAATDAPETLPVPTEGTALALDPRLSKRVESVIPKKRHEALKWFGWGYNDSQFYGQDGIICFRGEKYPLGGCELPSFTKWVEDKFEMKVDQTKPFPQLPKSYPRPVDNAPFLRELKGSTKVDFSLEGIDRLVRCHGQTLNDIYSLWHHKFRRIPDVVVWPRCHDEVVQLVRLAHKHNVMLLPYGGGTSVSGAITCPQNERRMICVLDTSQMNRLLWLNKDNLTVCFESGIVGQDLERVLREKGLTVGHEPDSYEFSTLGGWVATRASGMKKNVYGNIEDLVVRVRMVTPSGTLERECSAPRVSCGPDFNHMILGSEGTLGVITEVVLKVRPLPSVRRYGSLAFPNFEQGVLFMREVARRRCQPASVRLMDNEQFMFGQALKPEKSWWSSFVDGLKQRYVTAWKGIDLNEICAATLLFEGVEKEVQRQEALIYEIAAKFKGFPAGGQNGERGYVLTFVIAYIRDFALWQGIVAESFETSVPWDRCSLLCRSVKQKVVSECQKRSITFYTISCRVTQTYDAGACIYFYFGFRCLDVANPVELFEAIEHSARDEILSCGGSLSHHHGVGKVRSHWYRSAVTDTGSALYSATKKHLDPKNIFALGNLLPEEKEDAQPKTEGALLSASTTPPKAKL; from the exons ATGGCAGCCAAAAGAAACTCGGCGGCCACAGATGCTCCGGAAACTTTGCCGGTTCCGACCGAAGGCACCGCCCTCGCCCTGGATCCGCGCCTCTCCAAACGCGTGGAGAGTGTCATTCCCAAGAAACG CCACGAGGCCCTGAAATGGTTCGGTTGGGGTTACAATGACTCCCAGTTCTATGGACAAGATGGCATCATCTGCTTTCGCGGCGAAAA ATATCCCCTTGGGGGCTGCGAGCTGCCCAGCTTCACCAAGTGGGTGGAAGACAAGTTCGAGATGAAGGTGGACCAAACCAAGCCATTTCCCCAGCTCCCGAAATCCTATCCACGACCCGTGGATAATGCACCATTCCTGCGAGAACTGAAAGGCTCCACCAAGGTGGACTTCTCCCTGGAGGGGATCGATCGACTGGTGCGCTGTCATGGTCAGACCCTCAACGACATCTACAGTCTCTGGCATCACAAATTCCGACGGATTCCCGATGTGGTGGTGTGGCCACGCTGTCACGATGAGGTGGTCCAGTTGGTCCGCCTAGCCCACAAGCATAATGTGATGCTGCTGCCTTACGGCGGAGGAACAAGTGTCTCTGGAGCCATAACCTGCCCGCAGAATGAACGCCGGATGATCTGCGTCCTGGACACCTCGCAGATGAATCGGTTGTTGTGGCTGAACAAGGATAACCTGACTGTTTGCTTTGAGTCCGGCATTGTGGGCCAGGATCTGGAGAGGGTCCTGCGCGAAAAGGGCCTTACGGTGGGCCATGAGCCGGACTCCTATGAGTTCAGCACCCTGGGCGGCTGGGTGGCCACTCGAGCATCGGGCATGAAGAAGAATGTCTACGGCAACATCGAGGATCTTGTGGTGCGAGTGCGGATGGTGACTCCGTCGGGTACGCTGGAGCGCGAGTGCAGTGCTCCCCGAGTGAGTTGTGGGCCGGATTTTAATCACATGATCCTGGGATCGGAGGGAACTCTGGGTGTGATAACCGAAGTGGTGCTCAAGGTGCGTCCCTTGCCTTCTGTGCGGCGCTATGGATCTTTGGCCTTTCCCAACTTCGAGCAGGGTGTGCTCTTCATGCGCGAAGTGGCCCGCCGACGCTGCCAACCGGCCTCCGTCCGGCTGATGGACAACGAACAGTTCATGTTCGGCCAGGCCCTCAAGCCGGAAAAGAGCTGGTGGTCCAGCTTTGTGGATGGCCTGAAACAGCGCTACGTGACCGCCTGGAAGGGCATCGATCTCAACGAGATCTGTGCCGCTACTCTGCTCTTCGAGGGCGTGGAGAAGGAGGTGCAGCGCCAGGAGGCACTCATATACGAGATTGCGGCCAAGTTCAAGGGATTCCCAGCTGGTGGACAGAATGGAGAACGTGGCTATGTGCTCACCTTTGTGATTGCTTATATTAGG GACTTTGCCTTGTGGCAGGGAATTGTGGCAGAGTCCTTCGAGACCTCAGTGCCATGGGATCGTTGCAGCTTGCTTTGTCGTTCCGTAAAGCAAAAAGTGGTATCC GAATGTCAAAAGCGTAGTATTACCTTCTACACCATCTCTTGCCGGGTGACTCAGACCTACGATGCTGGTGCCTGTATCTACTTTTACTTTGGCTTCCGTTGTCTGGATGTCGCCAATCCCGTGGAGCTTTTCGAGGCAATTGAACACAGTGCCCGGGATGAGATCTTGTCCTGCGGAGGATCCTTGTCCCATCACCATGGAGTGGGGAAAGTCCGGAGTCATTGGTACCGCAGTGCCGTCACCGATACGGGCAGCGCCCTGTATTCCGCAACCAAAAAGCACCTGGATCCAAAGAACATCTTTGCGTTGGGCAACCTATTGCCCGAGGAGAAGGAGGATGCCCAGCCGAAGACAGAAGGAGCACTCCTGTCCGCATCGACGACACCACCAAAGGCCAAACTGTAG